A stretch of DNA from Anopheles nili chromosome 2, idAnoNiliSN_F5_01, whole genome shotgun sequence:
GTAGCTCCTCCATCTCCAGGGATCCGGTTGTAGGGCTCGTTAGAAGAGTTGAGTTGGGTCAATTAGCACATGGTGAAAACAGCTCCACCGTGATGGATGGGCAGAGGCGCTGGCCCTGGAGAACCGTAGGCTGTCCCAGTCGAGGTGCGAGAATGAGAGCGGCAGACTGATGCGCGAGACCGCCACAGCGAAAAGCGTGCAACTTGGCGTCACTAACGTCAGATAACGTGCGTCAACATGCGAGAGTGCAAGAGGGAGACCGTGCTAAGAACTGTGATCCAGCAGCCGTAGTCTGCAATATCTCATCATCAGCCGGTTCGCAGCATGGAGAGCCGGTGATCATCGGACGGCCGCGGAACTCTCTCGACGGTCATTCGCGAGGTCCCGAACGGCTCGACCGGCTACCCGAGCGGAACACGATCGTCCGCGTGTTATTTTCCACGGCGTGGTAGACTCTCGACACTCCGGGCCTCTGCACTCTGGCTGGATAATTAAGTGAATGATGTCTAATCGAGCGTAATAATTTTtatgctctcttttttttgcatctttcccttttttcactCATTCTCTTGTTCTTGATCGTCCCAGAGGGCGCGACGCATCCAGTCCTAGCGACCTTTTCGACGGCATCAGCACCCCCCCAACGCCCAACAGACAAAGCTATTGAGCATACGAGGAGCCTCCTGACCGTAACGCTTGGTGCAAGATGCATTCGTTCAGCCCGTCGAATGCAACGAACGTGAATGCAGCATTAACGGCCGACCAAGAACGGCGGAGAGCTGACCGGTCCCAACCAGGACACGGAGGCAGCTCCAGCTAAGCTTCTGCTTTTGCCATTTGCCATGGCGATACCGTTCCACCATTGCTCTTAAGATAATTGCCCTCCTCTGGCCAATGGCTCGGTTGGTGCTCCTCGTGAGTCTGGCACGAAGACGCTTTTTGCCTGTTACTTAACGCGTTTTCTCGCACTCACTTTGGGTTGCCCATTTTCATGATGGCagcatacgcacgcacacgaagGTAACGTGCATTTGTAGCGTTTTCAGCCGCTTTTCCCCAGCACTCGGTCTGTTATCACCACCAATTTGGGCCACTTATCTGTTCTGCACGTTTTGGCGAGAGGAGAATTATTGCTTCCTCTTCGCTAGCGGAGAATCCGGCCGGTAGGTGCCGACCGCTATGCGGATGTTCCTATGCACAATACCAGGAATCTACATCCGTACACAAGAATCAAGGAAAAAGACAGCTGATGAGCTCATTGGCGCCTCTTGTGGCCGTTGTGGATCAAGCGAAACACCGGCAATCATCTGCGCCGTAGAACATTCTCGGCTTAAAACCTCGCAGGCGCCGCACAATTAGCAACGTTGCATCATTGGCATGCCGGTTTTCATCGTACCCGCAATCAATAATTGACTTcctttttgtgcaaattttgAGAACTTATATCAGCACAGGAGTGCCACACGAGCCGACACGCAGCGCATGCATAAGCGAAGAGAGCGCAATTGATGCACCGCTCAACGCGCGACACGGTCACATATCGTTCGCGTGCGACTACTACGCGGCATTGAAGCCAATCGTTATGCATGCCAATTATCAACCAGCCCTTAATCCTGCGACCGAGTGCAGCCTGGGCGATGTGCAAGTGCATCCGCCATCACAACGTCGCAGGTATGGTCACCTCGAAGCCATTGTACCGCTCCCTGAGAAGGCGATGGTCGAGAGCGGATGGTTGAGTCGCGGGAAGCCATACCGGAAGACGAGTACTGCCAGTTTCCCGCACGAGGGAACTCGTCGCACTGCCGGCCCGCTGGGCGCTCTAAATCATACCCAAAGGCCCGACTGACTGTGATGGCGATAAATTACAGGTACATTCGGTTCGGTGAACCAGGCTTATGAAGAACCCGCGGAAGAATTTAGGCTTCAAGAACGCTGACAACCATTCGCAACATTAAAACTATGGATCGCCCCGTTTTATGTCCTTCTCGCGATCAGCCCGCGGTGCATCAGTGCCATTCGTTATGCGCCTCCGCCTCGAAAGGCATGTTTTGTCTGCCGTCTTTTCGTTACGTGAATAAATTATAGTTATGCACTTAGAACCATTGTGTGTGAATTTCAATTACGTTTAAATTGTTTCCGATGGCACTGTCGGAGTAGAGAAATCCAacgccacaaacaaaagtgatgacgacgaatgttttttttttgtttttcttctacgGGTTTCCGCCAGTATTCCAACCGATGAGTCAGGATAATCATGGGACCTGTCGACCAAGGGGAGTTTGGTTGGCCACCGGAAGTACTTTTCGTTGAGATTGCCATACCTGCGGTGGCACGATTTTTTGTATCGCCCACCTTCGATCATGCTGCTCGTTCCTGGTGGCCGCGACTTTGCCCGGTTTCCCTTGATTGGTGCTGGCCATAGCTGCACTCGACTGTTCAGTTTAATAGTTCGCCTCTCATCGCTGTAGAACCAGTAGCATGATCGTTCGAATTGCCTATCTTTAGCTCTCGTTCTCTCCGGTGCGGAGCCAGATTACACATGCCAAGCTGGTGATTCTCGACGGACCACATAATCGAGGAGCAATCGGTTACCGCCCATCGACCGTCGGTCGGATGTGGGAAATTATGAGGCTTCTGAAGCTGGGCCGGACGTTTCTCATAATCATCACTATTTTCCTTCTTGCCCAGCATCCCACAGCTCTAACGGCTCCGCCAATTTAGACGAAAAACGCTCTCGTTTGCATTCTACTTAGGATACGGTCTGACAGGCGCCTATGAGCTTCCTTTGCATACTCAGGTGAGGCATAATACTAAGCATACCCTCCACCGCGGCGCAGTGAGCTGATCGATAAACAAAAGTCTACCTAACTGCTGCTTGGCACTTTGCAAACCTCTTCAGCAGAAAGCTCTTCAGCTCAATGCCAATGACTCGCACGAACGGCATATTGCAGTATTTAGCCATTCgcgtatttatttgttttcgtacGCTCCGTGAGCGCtattggaaatgaaaacatatcaatttttcattattttatcaaccaccaccaaacgaCGGCCAGACCATGTCATTAAGATCATTTACGTTCAGGTGCTGTTTTGGGGTGCCGAGTAAACGAGCACCATACTGAAAGCCGCACGGAGTCTTTCATCCTCGGCAATGCGTACGTGACACCAGGTTCAAAGAAACTACCGCCCGCCCAACCTCACCAAGTGCACTGCATAGCTGCCGTGATCAATGATGTCATGCCTTCCGCCACTGCCGTAGATGTAGTGAGCGAAAATTCCATCCCTAACATGCAGAAACAAACATCACATTCCACGACCTCACCGATAATCCAGGCAAACGTCACCGCGCTGTTCAACCGAGCTGTTTTACATTTCCTCACAAAAAGATACAACATATGTTGCTTGAAGTATGCTACTCAGCCAGTTGCAGAGCCATTACTTTATATTATGCAAAATAGACTCCTCTAGCATAACAGATGCTATAGTAACTTCGTTTTCGGCCCAATTTTCGAAATTTaatcgaaagtgaaactcACTTCAATTCCAGTTTGCGTTAGTAGTCTTAGCGATACAAACCCGAACAACCGAACTGTAACCGCATTTTCATGTAATATCGAACGATATTAGGAGTCCTGGTAGGTGAGCATTTGCAATGTATGCTACCGAATCTCAGCACGTGGTGACTGCGCTATTCAGACACGACTCTCGGTACTCCACATCTCAGGACTATATTTCAAAGCAAGAACAACGGTTTGATATGTTCCTGCGTGGGATGTGATTGTTGTTAGGTATCGTTGAGTAGACATAGCTCAGTTAAAGGTAACGATATAAATTGGCAAACCAAACACAGAGCGATCAACGTCAGTGGGATGATCGAACGAGAAGTGGCAATACATAATAAGCGACGAGCGAATCCGCGTATCCGAATTTTGTACTATACACGACGGAAAACGGGTCAGCTTTGTCATTTTGAAAATACAAgagaatcgttttttttaattcctttGTCGTTTCAATGGTCGAATAACGAGTTTGAAGCGCAAACGAACTTGATCCGTATTGTCGAGTTTCAAAGCAAAACAGCACGAACCACATGGCTAtttcaattaatcaaaaaatGCCCCTTGCGGGGACCCTGCTAGTAACCGATTTGAACACCTTCACCCTCATCTCTACTGTCCGACAGAACTCGGtcgatttcaatttaaaacagTCGTGGTGAGTTTATTAGTATCAATTGACGGTGATTACACTACCATCGTACGCTAGCGGCGTATTTCAGCTTCAATATGGTACCGAAAAACAGTCTAACGCCCGCGAAAGAATCCGCCAGTCCAATTCCTGACACCGAAACGACCGCTTGTCGGTTGTTACGAATTCGTATCATCACCGCCAAGTTAGTAAACGTTTCTATACGTTTTCTATGCTAAACACAGGAATTTAGCGAGTGACAATAAACATCCCGAAACGTCAAAAACAGCGGCCGTGTGTTCGAAACCCTGGTGGTCCTTGGTGCGTATTGCGCATGAACGTTACCTCTCAAGTGCTTTTGGTAAAGTTCTTACAATCATGAGTATTGTTTTCGATGCTTGACACTTCAGTCAATTGGTGCGGTGCGCGTAACTCCCAGTGAAGAAACTGTCATTTTTTCGAGGTGTTTGGTCTACTAAACAACAGAAGAATCATGTTTTTCAGGACCGTTCCTTGAAAGAGCCTCTTATTATTAGTTCTATTGTAGAACAGACTAGGACGCTGATTGGCAGACAAACGTTAACCAGTTCAAGTAGCTTTTCTGCATGGCCAAATATCTGTTCTAAAGAGAATTGCCGGCCATTGCCAAAATACGAATCCGCGAGGGAGCCGAAGCGGAAAATTGACCAGTAAGTCTTCTAAAAACATCTTGCTGCAGAGTTAACAATGCATATCTGATTGATTTCTCCGATTATCTAGGTCTCTATTTGCAGAGTTATTTCTATTCAAGACCGATAAAATACGTTGTAAAAGAACTGGAAACCATGGCAACGCTTTTGAGAGCGTTTGGTCGCTTTTTCACGAAGCATCCTTTGGCAGGCAACGGCATTGTGTATGGCACGTTATACGTTGGAGCAGAATTTTCGCAGCAAACAATCACTCGAAAATTCTTAGTAATTGTCTCAATCAGGAGTTAGCTTGTTGCATCCCGTAATTGcttgaaacattttattttcagaCCGACCCTCCGCAAAATATCGATCGGCCTACACTAGCACGTTACGCCATCATGGGTACCTTCATCTATTCGCCAATCCTTTATAACTGGTAGGTGTTGAACATCTACGACGGTGTCGTTGTATGATTTAAGAAAAACATGTGAAACCCAATTCAAATGCACTTTTTAatcgtacatttttttctaaacaattttttttcatttttccaattACACTATGCAATTTTCTtgaattttcttccactcGCTTCAACAACACAATCAACTGCATGCTCCTCTGTTATTAATAATCAAATGATCGAAAATAATAGCATTTGCATTACACCGACATCGCATTCATCGACACATGCATCCCTTTTCGTTCCGTCATCTATCATTCCCGAACGACCACGGATCCTGGATTGCGTATAGATGGTAAGATCCCTAGACTTAATTTTTGGCACTACCTTTCTTTACATTACATAAGCAACCCTCATGAAGGAAACGTAAGCCTCATTTTTAATTGTAGTTTACTCATAAAACATTATGCAACAAGCCCTACAGCCAGTCGAATTTTTCCTCGAAACACTGCATTGCAGGTACAAGTGGCTGGATAAAACGTTTCCCGGCACGACGAAACGAATTATTGTAAAGAAGCTGCTGTTGGACCAGTTCATATTGACGCCACCGTTATTGGTTATATTTTTCACTGGTCTGTGTAACCGGAATGCTACATTGTATCAAGAGTTTCATTACCACCATTTGATCAAGTTGTCTTTTGCACTTTTGTAGGCATGTCCCTAATGGAACGACAATCATCCGCCACCGAAGAGTGCCGTCAAAAATTCGTGCCCACATTTGCAAGGTCATGCTTATTCTGGATGCCGGCCCAAACACTAAACTTCATCCTCGTGCCACCAAAGTTCCGCGTCGTTTACGTGGGATCGTGTGCCTTTGCATGGGTAAATATCCTTTGCTGGGTCAAACGTCAAAAGATGAAAAGCTCAAGTTAAGCAGACAAGAGATatacgcaagaaaaaaaaattttcactcGCTAACCAACAACGACTCTAAGTAGCATTTAGATAGGACATTATAATTAGATAGGATGCGTAtacattaattaaaaaaaagggttatgTAGGTTTttatgaacaattttttttaattgcgcTATCAATGAGACAAACAAATTGATTGCTATtagaataaaacataaattaaacttCTAAGCAGCATTTGGCATAACTACAACGTTTGCTGACATAAGTAACAATGTAATGAGACAACTGGTTCAGGTCTTTTTTTAATgacccaaataaaaaaacaactgttTGGAATCGTGCTTACCGTATACCCACGGATGTACATCAGAACGTTCGTTCAACTTCAGCTAGCATATTGTAAATAGGAAAGCCATTCCAATCCAATAGATGGTTCGGTCCATTTTCTCAGCTATATTTCTCCCGTTTCAATACCTTTCCCCTTCAAATAAATCCATGAAGCCATACACGACGAGGATACCCCGACGTTGGTGGCGGCAAGAATGGTGCACTAATATTAGCCacgatttataaaaatatttcacaccaCTCCCCCCCACGCCAAACCTCGGTCATCCATAGCTCCCACCCATGGTATTCACTAAATTAATACAATTCAAGCACGAGCAACACGCCGCGTGGAATTGTTTACGGGCCCCGCCAGAAGAGCGCGGAAGCATACGCACATGTCCTGGGAGCACGTGCGAGACAGGGATTGAATGGCAGTGCGGTCATGAGCCCGCCATGAAAATCGTATATCGCTAGTGTATACAAAACTGAAAAATTGATTATAAACAAATGATTTTACTCGATCGTATTTCGCTCTCATCACCTTACTCAATGCGAGAGCACTGCACAACGAGACGTGAACACTAGCACTATGGTTCGTGTTTAGTGAGAGCGTTTGCGCTAGTTTAACCAATATCCAACACCCGTCTAAACTTCGGCATCCTTGCCGCAAAGCAGCTCTAACTGTTGCAACTAGATGATACTGTTTTAATCTGGCCACTGAAACAATCCTTATTTAGCTTACGCTAAATTTGCTCACGGGTGTACTTATTCAGTATCTCTCGTGAGCGTTCTCCGGCCCTATAGTGTCTTGCCTTGTTCCTGTCTATCGAGTCGTCTATTGtgtataataaaaaataagaataacaaaaacaacccagCACCCGCCGGACCACGATCGTACGAACCGAAAACACACTACGCCAACAAATATGATCGCCCGGGGTACGATCGTAGGTAGTAACATGCCAGTCGCGAGATACCGAAATATGGGTGAGTTTAAAGTATGCACACCAAGCCCAGGACCCGCGAGAGACGTGAGGCTTGGCTTGCAAGGTGTACTTCCAGTTGGGCGGGACTGGACGATTTATTTAACGATCCAACGGACGATGGACGCACGTATTTAGCGCCTCATTCCCCGCTCATGTTCCTTTCCCTTACTCCCTATTCATAGTGCCTGCCATACGTACGTCGTGGTTTATGTACAAGCGTAGTTTGTCGTAAACCACACCCCGCCGCCTGGCGTAGTTTTCCCCAACCATCCGCACGCATTTTCCACAGGCTCTGCTATCTATCGTgggcgaaaataaatattccGATCAATGGTAACCTTTGGCTATGTTCCTCGTTCTGCAAGACCACACATTACGGAGACATGGGATTACTgtgccttcttttttattatggTTTATTACGTTCAAAAGCTCATAATAAAAGCAGCTCTTTTCTCTCCAATGGCAGTCTAGCGTGAAAGCAAGATCAGCTGTTAAAAAATTAACTTTTACCAGCAAACCCGTTCCAAACTTATATATAGTATGTGCTTCATATGCGAGAGATAAAAATCCGATAATTATATCAGTATGAAACAAACAGGACTTTACGGCTTGTTATTTCGAGCTACGGCATTTCGTAATAGATATTTTCCAACAGAGTCTGCATACGAACGATCGTGTTGGCTGTAGACAACAAAATTTACCAATGCATGTTAATTTCTGCATTCGCAGTACATATTTGCGA
This window harbors:
- the LOC128731457 gene encoding mpv17-like protein gives rise to the protein MATLLRAFGRFFTKHPLAGNGIVYGTLYVGAEFSQQTITRKFLTDPPQNIDRPTLARYAIMGTFIYSPILYNWYKWLDKTFPGTTKRIIVKKLLLDQFILTPPLLVIFFTGMSLMERQSSATEECRQKFVPTFARSCLFWMPAQTLNFILVPPKFRVVYVGSCAFAWVNILCWVKRQKMKSSS